A single region of the Drosophila bipectinata strain 14024-0381.07 unplaced genomic scaffold, DbipHiC1v2 scaffold_269, whole genome shotgun sequence genome encodes:
- the LOC138927465 gene encoding uncharacterized protein produces MVNGERYRAMITDFLWPIIDQMDVEDIWFQHDGAPCHTSNATIDLLREKCGERVISRRAEVAWPPRSCDLTPLDYYLWGALKDKCYDKNSKTIEDLKSEIGEVFGQIQPHALDNVVEKWSDRIGYCHARHMNDVVFHH; encoded by the coding sequence ATGGTCAATGGCGAGCGCTACCGAGCCATGATAACCGATTTTTTGTGGCCTATTATCGACCAAATGGACGTGGAAGACATTTGGTTTCAACACGATGGCGCACCGTGTCACACAAGCAATGCCACAATCGATCTTTTGCGCGAGAAGTGTGGCGAACGCGTTATTAGCCGGCGCGCCGAGGTCGCTTGGCCGCCTCGTAGCTGCGATTTGACGCCATTGGACTATTATCTCTGGGGTGCCCTTAAGGATAAATGTTATGACAAGAATTCAAAAACAATTGAGGACCTGAAATCCGAAATCGGCGaggtttttggccagataCAGCCCCACGCGCTCGATAATGTCGTCGAAAAATGGTCTGATCGCATCGGCTACTGCCACGCCAGACACATGAATGATGTTGTGTTTCATCATTAA